The following coding sequences are from one Arthrobacter crystallopoietes window:
- a CDS encoding HNH endonuclease, translating into MFESIVPAEMDPVKPVPGDPGAALVRSMILELANMDPDVSEGVRIDRIAALEELKAASAAGQARETEAFAASRREARAAAGVPAERRGRGLAKEIGLARKDSPNRGGKHLGMATTLIREMPHSYRALAEGRLNEWRATILVRETACLSVEDRARIDRELCADPKTLQGCGDKQIGAMAKQAALRLDPLSVVRRAAKAENERHVSCRPAPDTMAQVSCLVPVTQGVAVLAALTKEADRLKAQGDERSRGQLMADIFVERVTGQPAENPAKIEVQLVMTDRTLFQGDSEPAHLAGYGIVPAQWARDLLRTADTDTDDTNGSAGTDTTDAGNPVNGAAKDEGGAGTADPGTGDGATASGPPGTGEPEPVIDTAAGNGDTGDSDAGITGEAGTATGPPGSKRRAPGDAGDATEVEVWVRRLYTAPGTGQLLGMDSRARLMPAGMQRVIQARDQLCRTPWCDAPIRHHDHVVPWRNNGETTEINGQGLCEACNLAKESDGWHAQTVPGPRHTVETTTPTGHTYLSTAPALPGTPPATEQPDETLEPALNTHLRALSPEEESVPVPQGAPPLESAEKLAAEERLPSPVHRAITGRVDFIYYRAA; encoded by the coding sequence ATGTTCGAGTCAATCGTTCCAGCAGAGATGGATCCGGTGAAGCCGGTCCCCGGCGACCCGGGTGCCGCCCTGGTCCGCTCAATGATCCTGGAACTGGCTAACATGGACCCCGACGTCTCCGAAGGCGTACGGATCGACCGGATCGCCGCCCTGGAAGAACTCAAGGCCGCCTCGGCTGCGGGGCAGGCCCGCGAGACCGAGGCGTTCGCGGCCTCCCGGCGGGAGGCCCGGGCCGCGGCCGGGGTTCCGGCGGAGCGGCGGGGCCGCGGCCTGGCGAAGGAGATCGGCCTGGCACGCAAGGATTCGCCGAACCGGGGCGGTAAGCACCTGGGGATGGCGACCACGCTGATCCGGGAGATGCCTCACAGCTATAGGGCGTTGGCGGAGGGCCGGCTGAACGAGTGGCGGGCGACCATCCTGGTCCGCGAAACCGCGTGCCTGAGCGTGGAAGACCGCGCCCGCATCGACCGGGAGTTGTGTGCTGATCCGAAGACGCTGCAAGGGTGCGGGGATAAACAGATCGGGGCGATGGCGAAGCAGGCCGCGCTGCGGCTGGACCCGTTGTCGGTGGTCCGGCGGGCCGCGAAAGCCGAAAACGAGCGCCATGTCTCCTGCCGTCCGGCGCCGGACACCATGGCGCAGGTGAGCTGCCTGGTGCCGGTGACACAGGGCGTGGCCGTCCTCGCGGCCCTGACCAAGGAAGCCGACCGGCTGAAGGCGCAGGGCGACGAACGCTCCCGGGGACAGCTGATGGCCGACATCTTCGTCGAACGCGTTACCGGCCAACCGGCGGAGAACCCGGCAAAGATCGAGGTGCAGCTGGTCATGACCGACCGCACCCTGTTCCAGGGCGATTCCGAGCCGGCGCATCTGGCCGGGTACGGCATCGTCCCCGCGCAATGGGCCCGGGACCTGCTCCGCACCGCAGACACCGACACCGACGACACGAACGGCAGCGCCGGCACGGACACCACCGACGCCGGGAACCCGGTAAATGGTGCTGCCAAGGACGAAGGCGGTGCTGGCACAGCCGATCCCGGCACCGGGGACGGCGCTACGGCATCCGGCCCGCCAGGAACTGGCGAACCGGAACCGGTCATCGATACTGCTGCCGGTAACGGAGATACCGGCGACAGCGACGCCGGCATTACAGGAGAAGCCGGCACGGCGACCGGGCCTCCCGGTTCGAAGCGAAGAGCCCCCGGCGATGCAGGTGATGCGACGGAGGTGGAAGTGTGGGTCCGCCGGCTTTACACGGCGCCGGGCACCGGGCAGCTGCTCGGGATGGATTCGCGGGCAAGGTTGATGCCGGCAGGGATGCAGCGGGTGATCCAGGCCAGGGACCAGCTCTGCCGCACACCCTGGTGCGACGCGCCGATCCGCCACCACGACCACGTCGTGCCCTGGCGCAACAACGGGGAGACCACAGAGATCAACGGGCAAGGTTTGTGTGAAGCGTGTAACCTGGCGAAGGAATCCGACGGCTGGCACGCCCAAACCGTCCCCGGACCGCGGCACACCGTGGAAACCACCACCCCGACCGGACACACCTACCTATCCACCGCACCAGCACTGCCCGGCACACCACCGGCAACCGAGCAACCTGACGAGACCCTAGAGCCGGCGCTCAACACGCACTTGAGGGCGCTGTCGCCCGAAGAAGAATCAGTGCCTGTGCCACAGGGAGCGCCGCCCCTCGAGTCGGCGGAAAAGTTGGCCGCAGAGGAGCGGCTCCCATCCCCGGTACATCGCGCTATTACCGGACGCGTTGAC
- a CDS encoding methyltransferase type 12, with protein MAIIPDTKDWTWVTERPCTDCGFDPTGVTPGQVGSAVRETIPRWQSVLGRPQVAERSNESIWSGLEYAAHVRDVCKVFEDRLALMLSRNNPNFADWNQDAAAIENDYGRQDPREVSQELEHAALSVSAAFDAVVVDQWERQGVRSNGSIFTVTSLGAYFLHDVLHHLHDVNG; from the coding sequence ATGGCGATCATTCCTGACACAAAAGACTGGACCTGGGTTACCGAGCGGCCATGCACGGACTGTGGTTTTGACCCCACGGGCGTTACGCCGGGCCAGGTAGGTTCTGCTGTCAGGGAAACCATCCCGCGTTGGCAATCCGTCCTCGGCCGTCCGCAAGTCGCTGAGCGCAGCAACGAGTCGATCTGGTCCGGCTTGGAGTACGCGGCCCATGTCCGCGATGTCTGCAAGGTCTTCGAAGATCGCTTGGCCTTGATGTTGTCCCGCAACAATCCAAACTTCGCTGACTGGAACCAGGATGCCGCGGCCATTGAGAACGACTACGGCCGGCAGGATCCGCGTGAGGTCTCGCAAGAGCTTGAACACGCCGCGCTGTCCGTTTCGGCTGCCTTCGACGCCGTCGTAGTCGATCAATGGGAACGCCAGGGCGTGCGCAGTAACGGCTCGATCTTCACCGTAACCAGTCTGGGCGCATATTTTCTGCACGACGTGCTCCATCACCTGCACGACGTTAACGGCTGA